The following nucleotide sequence is from Callithrix jacchus isolate 240 chromosome 12, calJac240_pri, whole genome shotgun sequence.
aaacttgtgacctcacatgatccacctgtcttggcctctcaaagtgctgggattacaggtgtgagccaccacacccagcctatgtaatgtttaaaaaattattttttgagatggagttttgctcttgtcacccagcctggagtgcaatggcatgatcttggctcactgcaacctccacctcctgggttcaagtgattctcttgcctcagcctcctgagtggctgggattttaggtgggtaccaccacactaggctcattttttgtatttttagtaaagatggggtttcaccatattggccaatatggtctcaaattcctgaccttgtgattcacctgtcttggcctcccaaagtgctgggattacaggtgtgagccaccacacctggccaccaattaaaaaacaaaacaaacactccAATCATATGCCCGCATCCAGCATCCACATccggcaaaaaaaaaaggaccctcTCCTGCACGTCTACCCCAGAGAAACCACACCAGAGAACTGCATGAGCTGGGGGAGGGAAGGATCCCTGTCTCTTTATTAAAGCCTTTCATTCCTGGTGGTGTCCTTgctggctgaggctggagggtccGGTGATGAATCCAGAAAACTTTGACGGCTTCAGGATGATACTGCTTATGACCATGAGGTCCCCGCAAACGGAAGTGGTTAACGAGTGGCAAAAGAGGAGTTTTGAGGCATGTTCTAGGGATAAAAGGGAGAAGCATGAGAGGCCAGGAGTATCAAAGAGGGGCGGGCTCATCTTCCAAACAGGTAGTTAGGAAGAGCTCCATGAAAGAGACAAGAGCCTTTTCACTCTTTAGACCCAAGActcatgtcttttttatttttctcaagacagggtctctgtcagccaggctagcgtgcagtggcacaatcatatctttctgcagcctcaacctcctgggctccggtgatcctcccacctcagcctctggagtagctgggaccatagctgtgcaccaccaagcctggctaattttttttaaatatatattttttattgcactttaggttctggggtacatgtgcaaaacatgcaggatagttgaataggtacatacatggcaatgtgatttgctgcctccatccccctgccacctgtgtctggcatttctccccatgttatccctcctcaacctccctaccTACCACTGTCCCTCCTttattcccccccaacagaccccagtgtgtgatgcctccctccctgtgtccatgtgttctcattgttcaacacccgcctatgagtgagaacatgtggtgtttgattttttgttcttgtgtcagtttgctaagaatgatgttttccagattcatccatgtccctacaaaggacacgaactcatcatttctttatggctgcatagtattctatggtgtatatgtgccacattttccttatccagtctatcaacgatgagcatttgggttggttccaggtctttgctattgtaaacagtgctgcaatgaacgtacgTGTGCgtatgtctttataagagaacaatttataatcctatggATTATAATGGgaccagtaatggggttgctgaatgcccagctaattttttaagccTCAATAGCAGGAACTctgttttgctcactgcaacACTCCAGCCCTCAAGCAgtgctggcacatagtaagtgcttaatttttattttattttatttttttgagacagagtctcactctgtggccaaagctgtaatgcagtggcacgatctcggctcactgcaacctttgccttccgggttcaagcgattctctgcctcagcttcctgagtagctaggattacaggcacacaccaccacacctggctaattttttgttttgtttttgctttgattggttttgagacggagtcttgctctgtggcccaggctggagtgcagtggtgtgatctcagctcactgcaacctccacctcctgggttcaagcgattctcctgcctcagcctcctgagtagctggaattacaggcacgcaccaccacaccagctaatttttgtatttttagtagagatggggttttaccaagttggctaggctgctcttgaactcctgacctcatggtccacccaccttggcctctcaaagtgctgggactgcaggcgtgaccTACCACACCCGGCAGAAAATGATTTCTTTAGGTGCTAAAGAAGCTCCTTCAAGAAGCTCCATGGCTCCTTTCCCTCCTATCCAAATCAAGGCTGGGATAAGAGTACGATCTCACTGCTTCCATTTCTATTATGGAAACTTATCCATACTGTATTGTAATTGGTCATATCCTTGTCTGTCCCCACACTGAAGTGTGACCTCTTCAAGGGCTGAGACTGTATCATTCATTTTTGTGTCACAAGCACCTAAGACAGGGCCCAGCATATAGTGCAAACTCAAAAGGTTTGGTTAATATCAAATAGCCTTGGCATCCATGGACCCTGCATGTACCTTTTCGCGACGGGCTGTCAGGAGGTGTGACTTGGTGTGGGTACAGTTTCTGTCGGAGCTGGAGATggtggaagagaaaggagagggctGAGAATTCTGAATTTGAGGATCAGGGCAGAAGAGAATGGAAGTACACAGTTCAAAAATCCCTCTACCCTGCTGggatgtggtgaaacccccgcTCTCTCCCCTCCAGGCTCCTCATTTCTCTCACAGGACAAAGAGCATCTCCCTTGAAGCCTCACTCACCGGGTGTCTGTGCCTCGGGTCTTGGTGAAGAATCCTGGAAATAGAGGCCCCAGTCAGAGCAAGGACTATCCCCATGGCCAGGAAGAGAATGTGGCCAGGGCAGATGGGGCTAAGGGGATTCTTGGCCAGTAGTGAGGAGTGGGCACTGGGTTAGCAGGTGAGGGGTCGCTTTTCAGGTCCTAGAGCTGGCTGTGAGAGGGGCGAGATGGGCACAGATT
It contains:
- the LOC100894378 gene encoding uncharacterized protein LOC100894378 isoform X2, encoding MGAADSHDRLAIALQRGWRPLRWGMRGRRRTAGHLKLHPPREEVRILHQDPRHRHPLRQKLYPHQVTPPDSPSRKEHASKLLFCHSLTTSVCGDLMVISSIILKPSKFSGFITGPSSLSQQGHHQE